A portion of the Mytilus galloprovincialis chromosome 12, xbMytGall1.hap1.1, whole genome shotgun sequence genome contains these proteins:
- the LOC143053663 gene encoding fibroblast growth factor receptor 2-like: MLPLWYGYQFMALVSRKQSMVNLSHPEILTIKNVTKDNAGWYGCLISNPLGRYYQTAWLTVLGKGLDEQAEAVDIRSGGTNDKEQIVIYIIGGVASVVVLFLLLLIFICYRRYKRVQSSKYRNVKRVIVMTQNENYHPYKSYDGTQPFVLPTIRIEPGLRRRLSSDLTMMSEYDLPLDKHWEFRREQLSLGEPLGEGAFGKVFKAETVGLNKAPTTAITVKMLKDI, encoded by the exons ATGTTACCACTGTGGTATGGCTATCAATTCATGGCATTAGTGAGCCGAAAG caaTCCATGGTGAATTTAAGTCACCCAGAAATACTGACAATAAAGAATGTAACAAAAGATAATGCTGGATGGTATGGTTGCTTGATTTCTAATCCACTTGGTAGATATTACCAGACTGCCTGGCTAACAGTTTTAGGTAAAGGCTTAG ATGAACAAGCAGAAGCAGTAGACATTAGGTCAGGAGGAACAAACGATAAAGAACAAATAGTAATCTACATTATCGGTGGTGTCGCATCAGTAGTTGTTCTCTTCCTGTTACTcctgatatttatatgttatagacGTTACAAGAGGGTTCAGTCCAGCAAATATAGAAATGTCAAGAGAGTAATTGTCATGACACAG AATGAGAATTACCATCCATACAAATCTTATGATGGTACACAACCATTTGTTTTACCCACAATCAGAATTGAACCTGGTCTAAGAAGACGCTTGTCATCTGATTTGACCATGATGTCAGAGTATGATCTCCCTCTGGACAAACACTGGGAATTTAGACGGGAACA gTTATCACTTGGTGAACCTCTTGGGGAAGGAGCATTtggtaaagtttttaaagcagaaaCTGTTGGTTTAAATAAAGCTCCAACAACTGCCATAACAGTCAAGATGTTGAAGg atatttaa